From the Flavobacterium gyeonganense genome, the window TTTGATATTCTGGATATTTATTTACAAAACGTCTGACCACGTGTGAACCAATAAAACCAGCACCGCCCGTTATAAGAATTTTTTTCATTTAATTTAATAATTCTGAGTTTTGCTTTTCTAGCGCACTATATATATCTTTTACATCCTGAGAATTTTCTTTTTGCAGAATCAAATTAGCTGTTTCTGTATAAACAAAAATCGTATTCTTTAATCCCAGAAAAGTTGTATGTTTATCACATCCAATAACCATGTTACCATTTTTATCAACAGAATGTCCTTTTGAAACCAGATAGTCATAAACTGATTCAAAAGAACCTAAATCTGACCAGGAGAAAGATGCCGGAACAACTTTAATTTTTTTACTGCGCTCCATGACAGCATAATCTATACTAATTGATGGGATTTCCAAAGATGCATCTAAATCTAAAAACCCTTCTTTACTTGATTCCCAAACTACTTTGGATTTTTCAAAGACCTCAGGCTGAAATTGTTTTAATTCATCCAAAAGTACACTAGCTTTAAAGCAAAACATTCCACTATTCCATAAAAAATTACCTTTTGCAATAAAATCTTTAGCAGTTGTTTCATTTGGTTTTTCTCTAAATGAAATCACTTTATCCCCTTTTGACTCAATATATCCGTAACCCGTTTCTGGTTTGGTTGGAATGATACCAAAGGTTACAATAAAACCTTCCTTAGCTTTTAAAATCGCCTGATTTATGGCATTAGTATAATCCTCCATTTTATCAATAATATGATCGGACGGAGTGACTATTAATATATCATCCGGATTAGAGGCAAAAGCTGCAAATGCAATTGCTGCAGCAGTATTTCTGGGAGTAGCTTCAACGATATTGATATATGAAGTTTTAGATTTCTCCATTACATTACCGCTTAAATGATGATTATCAACATTCCCAATCACCATTACCTTATTTGCTAAGTAACTGTTTCGTTCAACAGTCATTTCAAATAAAGATTTTCCTTCAAATATTTCCAAATATTGTTTAGGCTGGCTTTTACGGGAAAGAGGCCATAATCTGCTACCTACACCTCCGGTTAGAATAACATGTGTAATTAAATTATTTTCGTCCATAATTTATCTAAATAAAAAAAGAGTTCAAAACTATAATCTATTATCTGCTATAGTTCCTAAAACTCCTTTTACATCATATATTAAACTGTTTGCTTTTTGAATTTCCAGAAAATTTATCTTTAAAAATTCTGAATGTGCAACTCCTAAAACTATAGCATCAAATTTGTCTTTTGGCAAAACATTGGTAGTCTTTAGTCTGTATTCTTTTTCAACCTCTTCAGTATTTGCTAAGGGATCATATATTGTAACGGAAATTCCATATTCTTTTAATGCTCTTATAACGTCAACAATTTTAGTATTTCGAACATCAGGACAGTTCTCTTTAAAAGTTACTCCTAACATTAACAGCTCGGCATGATTTACTGAAATACCTTTTTTTATCATTAATTTTACTACCTGAGATGCTATGTATTCACCCATACTGTCATTTAAACGGCGTCCTGCTAAAATTATTTCAGGATGATATCCAAATTCTTGTGCTCGCTGAGCCAAATAATAAGGGTCAACACCTATGCAATGCCCACCAACTAAACCGGGTTTAAAAGGAAGAAAATTCCACTTAGTTGCTGCAGCTGCTAATACCTCTTGTGTGTCAATATTCATTAGATTAAATATTTTGGCAAGTTCATTAACAAAGGCAATATTAATATCACGCTGAGAATTTTCAATAACCTTAGCAGCTTCTGCCACTTTTATTGTTGGAGCAAGGTAAGTACCTGCAGTAATAACCGATTTATAAAGCTTATCAACTTTCAAACCTGTTTCGGCAGTAGATCCTGATGTAATTTTCAGAATTTTCTCTACCGTATGTTCTTTATCCCCTGGATTAATCCTTTCAGGAGAATATCCGGCAAAAAAATCTATATTAAATTTTAACCCAGATGTTTTTTCCAAAACAGGCACACATTGCTCCTCTGTTACGCCAGGATAAACAGTAGATTCATAAATTACTATATCTCCAGCCTTTAATACCTTACCTACTGCCTCACTCGCTTTATACAGTGGAGTTAAATCTGGGCGATTATTCTTATCAACTGGTGTTGGAACTGTTATTATAAAATAGTTACAATCAACGATATTAGCTATATCTGAAGTACAATATAGTCCTTTTTTATCATTTGGCGTGCTAATTAATACATTTTGTAAAACAGCATCTTCAACTTCCAATGTCGTATCAACTCCTTGTTTTAAACTTACAATTCTTGATTCATTAATATCAAAGCCAACTACTGGATATTGAGTAGCAAATAAACGAGCCAAAGGCAAACCTACATAACCTAATCCAATAACGGCTATTTTTACGTTATTATTCATATTTTTCCTTGATTTCGTTTATCACATTGCACAGCTTCGCATTTCAAAGTCACATATGTGATATGAATATGGAGAATTCAAATTTCAGCAAATATAGTACAATAAGTCAATTTTATCAACCCTCAAAAAATCTTATACTCAAGCTAATAATAAAATAAATGCTAAAAGTCTATTACCCAACAAATAAAAAAAATTCTTACGAAAAAAAAGTAAAAAATCACTAAGTTTAGTGTTTTTTTACTTTTTTAATTTTTCTTTATTTTCTAAATAATAAAAATCTGTAAACAAAAATGAATTTCTAAAATAGACAACGTTTCATGTATATTTAATTTTTAAAATGCATCCTAAAGATTCCAATACAACAATACAATATGTATTTGTCACCTCTTGAACAATTGCATTTTGACTACTAAAAACACCTGTTTCTAATTTCACTTTATCTCCCTTTTTGTAAGGCACGACAGAAATATTGGAAATATTGTTATTTGAAAGACTTTGTTTAATCGTTAAAATTTCTTCATTTCGAACAATCGCAGGTTTACCCAACCAAAATAAATAACGAACAACTCCTGCAACCTGAAAAACAGAATTTCGATCTAAGTCTGTCAATTTAACAAAAACATACGAATTAAAAAGAGGAACTTCAATTTTTTTTCTATCAGACCATTGTTTTATTTGAGTAATCAATGGACAATAGCATTCAATATCTATCTCATTTAATTTTTCTGCTACTTTTTTCTCCCATTTAGGTTTCGTATAAACAACATACCAATTCATATTATTTTTTTAAGAGCCTATCGCATTGTAAATAAACCCTATTGACTTTAATTCTTTTGCATTTAAAATATTTCTTCCGTCAAAAACAAAAGCTGGTTTTTTCATCGAATCATATATTCTTTGCCAATCATATTTAGTAAACTCATCCCATTCGGTAAGAATTGCAATTGCATGCGCTTCACTGCATGCTTCATAAGGATCTTCAAATGTAAGAATAGCATCTATATTTTCTGAAGAGTTTCTTGTGCCTAAATAATCTAAATCACTTAAAATTTTATTCTTCGGTACCTTTGGATCATAAACTGAGATTTTAGCCTGTTCATTAATCAAATCATCGGCAACATATATTGCAGCAGATTCGCGAGTGTCATTTGTGTCTTTTTTAAATGCCCAGCCTAAAAAAGTTATCTTTTTATCAGCTACAGTATTGTATAAAGTCTGAACAATTTTATTTGAAAATCTTCTTTTTTGATAATCATTCATAATAATAACCTGTTCCCAGTAATCAGCAACTTCGTTTAATCCATAAGATTTTGCGATATAAACCAAATTCAGAATATCTTTTTGAAAACAAGAACCTCCAAATCCTACTGAAGCCTTTAAAAATTTAGCACCAATACGGCTATCCATACCAATAGCACGAGCCACTTCATTTACATCTGCACCTGTCTTTTCACAAACTTCAGACATTGCATTGATTGATGAAATACGCTGAGCTAAAAAAGCATTTGCTGTAAGTTTAGACAATTCAGATGACCAAACATTAGTTGTTAAAATTTTATCCCGGCTTACCCAATTAGCATAAACATCAACTAAAGCATTAATAGCAACATCTCCCCCAGGAGTTGAATCTCCTCCTATTAGAATTCTATCCGGACTTAACAAATCAGTAACAGCAGTACCTTCTGCTAAAAATTCGGGATTAGAAAGAATCTGAAATTGCACACCATTTCCAGTATTATCCAAAATACTTTTTATAGCTTCTGCAGTACGAACAGGCAAAGTTGATTTTTCTACTACTATTTTATTATTTTTAGAAACTCTAGCTATTTGCCTTGCACATAATTCTATATATTTCAGATCAGCAGCCATCCCTTTACCTTTTCCATAAGTTTTGGTTGGCGTATTCACTGATATAAAAACAACTTCTGCTTCATCTATAGCCATATCTACATCGGTAGAAAAGAAGAGATTTCTACCTCTCGCTTCAGCTACAACTTCAGAAAGACCCGGTTCATAAATTGGAATATTGTCAGTATTTGGATCATTCCAGTCTTTGATCCTTTGTTCATTCAAATCTACTACAGTTACTTTAATATGTGGGCATTTTTGGGCAATTACTGCCATAGTTGGCCCCCCCACGTAACCTGCTCCGATACAACAAATTTTTGTTATTTTCATATTTTACTATTATTAAACTTCTATTTTAAATTATTCCAATACCAACTAACTGCTTCTTTTAATCCCTCTTCAAGTGAATATTCAGGATTATATCCTAAAATCATTTTTGCTTTTTCTATACTTGCTAACGAATGTGGAATGTCTCCAACTCGGTTTTCACCATAAATAATTGGCACATCTACAATTTTTGAATCAAATTCTCCTAAATATTTTTTCAAGTATCCAACTAAATCGTTCAAAGTATTTCTTTCTCCAAATGCCGTATTATAAACCGTATTAACTGCTTCTACGTTATTAGAAAAAATTGCAAGAGCATTCATCTGAATTACATTATCAATATACGTAAAATCTCTTGAATAATTCCCATCACCATTAATTACAGGACTTTCATAATTCATTAATTGCATTACAAATTTAGGAATCACTGCTGCGTACGCACCTTTTGGATCTTGTCTTCTTCCAAAAACATTAAAATAACGCAAACCAATTGTTTCTAATCCGTATGTTTTACTAAAAATTTCGGCATATAGTTCATTTACATATTTAGTGATTGCATAAGGAGACAATGGCTTCCCGATTACATCTTCTACTTTAGGCATTTCTTTAGAGTCTCCATAAGTAGAAGAACTTGCTGCATAGACAAATCGTTTTACTTTAGCATCACGTGCAGCAACCAACATATTCAAAAAACCCGAAACATTTACTTCATTAGTAGTAATAGGATCGTTTATAGACCTTGGTACAGAACCCAATGCTGCCTGATGCAATACGTAATCTATTCCCTGAACTGCTAAATTACAATCAGATATATTTCTTATATCGCCTTCAATTAATTTAAAACTCGGATTTGTCATAAAATTACTTAAATTATGACGATGTCCTGTTGAAAAGTTATCTAGGCAGATTACATTTTGTCCTAAATTTAAAAAATGTTCACATAGGTTAGAACCAATAAAACCAGCCCCACCCGTTATTAAAATAGTGTTTTGAATGTTTGTTTCCATCTACTTTAAATCATTATTTTTTAAATATTTTAAAAATATTTTTAAGAAAACCTGTTTCCTTTTCCTCTTCATGATATCCATTTGAATATGTTCCATAACTACCATAATATCCATAACCATAAGCTGATCCATACTTAGCCTTATTTTCAAAACCATTCAAAATAATACTAACATTACTTAATTCACCTCTTTTAACTCGGTTATTTAATAATGTGATCATTTCTTTTTTCGAATAATTTTGCCTGACAACATACAGCGTCACATCACTATACTGCATCAATTCTAATGAATCAGAAACAAGTCCAACAGGAGGTGTATCAAGTATTATGTAATCATATGTTTTTTTAAGCTCATCGATTAATTCGCCCATTACTTCACTTATAATTAATTCTGAAGGATTAGGGGGAATTGGTCCTGAAAGAATAACATCAAGATATGGAATCTGAGTTTTATTTACTATTTCATTGAGCGTTTTTTGCTTTATCAAATAATTAACAACACCATATTGATTTACCAAATTGAATTCGTCTGCCAATCTGGGCTTTCTTAAATCCATTCCTATAATCACTGTTTTTTTCTCACTAAGTGCAAAAACAGTTGCAATATTAATTGAACAGAATGTCTTTCCTTCCCCACTGATTGATGAAGTAAGCATTAATGTTTTTGCTCCGTCTAATTGCCTTTTTTTATACATAAACTGCAAAGACGAACGAATGCCTCTAAAAGCTTCTGATAATGCTGATTTAGGTTTCTGAAAAACTGCTAAACTGGTATTTTCTTTATTGATACCAACAACTCCAATTAATGGAATATGTGTTTGAGTACTAATATCATCGGTATTTTGAATTGTATTATTAATAAAAAAAAGCAGAAAAACAATAATTAAGGGTATAAGGATACCTAAAAACAAAGCTAAAACGTAATTCACAGAAGTTTTCGGACCAATCAAACCTCCACCAATATCTTTTGCACTATCTATAAAATGTATGTCGGATAAATTAGATGCTTTTACAATCTCGGCTTCATTTCTTTTTTGGAGAAACGTAGCGTAAATATTATCACTTAAATCATATTTTCTTTTGATTTTCAATAATTCTTGCTGTTCTTCCGGGAGTTTTTTAATAGTACTCTCCGCTTCGCTAATTTTATTGTTGACCAACGATAAATCATATTGTAAAGATGACTTTGCTGTTGCTATGTTTTCAAGTAAAACATTTTTCACCGCAATCATTTGATTATCGAAATCTTTAAAAATTTTATCACTCTTTACAGCGTAAGACATTTCAGATCTCTGTGCAGACAATGCAATAAGTTTGGAAACGTTTGTAACAATATTAGGATCTTCAATTCCTGCAACAGAAGGCGCAGGCAACTTTGAATAATCATTACTGTTTTTCAAATATGCTTTTAAAGAATTGTAGTAGGCAATTTTACGGGTTACTGCATCTCTTTCAACATCAAAATTAAGAATCTTCTCCGAAACCTTTTCTCCTCCTTCTTCTATCTCATATATATTTTTATCCTTTCTGAAAGATTTAAGCTCATTTCCAGTTTCTTTTAATTGAGATTCCATGGCAACGAGAGTACTATCAATAAAGCTTATGGTATTTGTAGCAAATAGATTCTTAGTATCTAACTGGTTTTTTATCAGCATTTTAACAGTCGAATTTAAATATTCCACCATTCTTGCTTTATTTGTTCCCTGTAACGATAGCGTCAAAATTGAACCAGCCTTTTCATCTGCTTCAACACCGATTCCTCTATAGTTCGAAACTGTAGCGTCAAAATTATTAAACTTTATAAAATATTCTTTTCCTGTATAAAAACCAGGATTATCATTTATTTCCAGTTTCCAGTTTAAAAATGGCAACCCAACCCGTTCTCCAACTTTATATTTTTTAATAAATTCAATAGGTTGAACAGTTGTACTGCTGTAACTGTTATCAGCATATGTAAAAAGTGAAACCGAATTATTCTCAAACGGAATTCTGATTTCATATTCATTTGGACTTAAAAATTTGATGCTAATTAAGGTTCCTGCTAACTGCGGTTTTGTTTTATCAATATTAACATAAAAAGGAACAGAACCATATACATCAACCATGTTATAATCCCCTTTTTGAAGATAATCTATATAATACTGCAATTTATCTACTACCAATTCGTTGTGCGATCTTGATTGTAGAATAGTAGAAATACCGCTTACCTGATCTGAAATACCTCCCCAGTTAAAAACCAAACTTGTATTGGAAGTAAAAAAAGGATTACTTTCTTCTTTAATCGAAATTAAAGTTTTCATACTGTAAATCTTTTCTTTTCGAATATTAACCTGATACGCTATGGTAAACGCAATAATTAAGCTTACTAAAAACAATTTCCAATAGCCGAAAATTTTGAGAAGAAAGCCTTTAAAATCGAAACCTGTATGATTTTCAAAAATGGAAAAATCTTTTATATCTAACATCTTTTGAGTCCCGTTTAATTTTTGATAATCAAATATACCGTTGTTGCCAATGACAATAAAGTTATTATAGTACCTATTGACTGAATACCGGTTTGTCCCGTTCCCCAAGTTTTTTGCCTTAATGGCTTTACATAAACATAATCATTAGGCTGCAAATAATAGTAAGGAGATTTCATCACATTTACATCTGTCAGATCAATATCATTCATCTGTACACCTGTAGGCGTTTGTCGTATTATAGTAACCGCTTTTCTATTACCAACAGTAGTAATATCACCAGCATTTGCAATGGCTTCCATAATATTTACATTTTCTTTAAATATTATTTTAGTTCCTGTGCTCCCTACTTCGCCGTTTATAGTATACCTGAAACCTGATAATTTTACGGTAACAAATATATTTGCTTCTGTTTTGAAATATTCCTCAAGTAGTTTTTTTTCAATTTTGATGCGTACTTCTTCAAGCGTATATCCAATTACGTTTATTTCTCCTAAAATTGGCATTCTTATATTTCCATGATCATCAACAGTAAAACCGTTAAAATATAATTGTGACTCGGATTTACCTCCGCTACTATTTTCATTTTCAGAAGCTTTAAAAATAGCAACTAATTTAGGATCAATAGCTTTAATATCCACATTTAAAACATCGTTAACCTGTAATCTGTAAGGCTTTGCTTCAACTGCAGAAACTGTATTCTCATTTCCGGCAGTCCCTTTATCCTGCAAATACACTAAATCTTTTATGGGAATACATGATGTAAAAAGCGCACTAATTAGTAATAAATAAAAACAGTTTTTTGTCATTTTTAAAATTTTATAAGCAAATATAACTATTCCTGTAATCATCAGGAAATCTTACTTAAGTTGTATTTATCTAATTGTTTTTGAATGTTTTTTCGAAAGGTATACGTTGTAAAATACTTCTTCCAAGCGTAACTTCATCCGCATATTCTAATTCATCTCCTACTGAAATCCCCCTTGCTATTGTAGAAATTATAATATCAGAATCAGCGATTTGTTTATAGATATAAAAATTTGTAGTATCTCCTTCCATAGTCGAACTTAAGGCAAAAATAATCTCAACAACTTTACCCAATTTTACCTTTTCAACAAGGGTTGTTACATTTAACTGGCTCGGCCCAACTCCTTCAATTGGAGAAATCTTACCTCCTAAAACATGATAAATCCCTTTATATTGCCCTGTATTTTCAATAGCCATTACATCCCTTATATCTTCAACAACACAAATAGTCTGACGATTTCTTGCTGAATTAGCACAAATTTCACAAACTTTTGTATCAGAAATATTATGACAATTTTCGCAAAATTTAATATCCTCTCGCATATTTAATAATGCCTGAGACAAAAAAACTGTTTGCTCTTTTGGCTGTTTTAACAGATGAAGAACCAAACGCAAGGCCGTACGCTTACCTATTCCTGGCAACTGGGACATTTCGCTGACTG encodes:
- a CDS encoding mannose-1-phosphate guanylyltransferase, whose protein sequence is MDENNLITHVILTGGVGSRLWPLSRKSQPKQYLEIFEGKSLFEMTVERNSYLANKVMVIGNVDNHHLSGNVMEKSKTSYINIVEATPRNTAAAIAFAAFASNPDDILIVTPSDHIIDKMEDYTNAINQAILKAKEGFIVTFGIIPTKPETGYGYIESKGDKVISFREKPNETTAKDFIAKGNFLWNSGMFCFKASVLLDELKQFQPEVFEKSKVVWESSKEGFLDLDASLEIPSISIDYAVMERSKKIKVVPASFSWSDLGSFESVYDYLVSKGHSVDKNGNMVIGCDKHTTFLGLKNTIFVYTETANLILQKENSQDVKDIYSALEKQNSELLN
- a CDS encoding nucleotide sugar dehydrogenase; the encoded protein is MNNNVKIAVIGLGYVGLPLARLFATQYPVVGFDINESRIVSLKQGVDTTLEVEDAVLQNVLISTPNDKKGLYCTSDIANIVDCNYFIITVPTPVDKNNRPDLTPLYKASEAVGKVLKAGDIVIYESTVYPGVTEEQCVPVLEKTSGLKFNIDFFAGYSPERINPGDKEHTVEKILKITSGSTAETGLKVDKLYKSVITAGTYLAPTIKVAEAAKVIENSQRDINIAFVNELAKIFNLMNIDTQEVLAAAATKWNFLPFKPGLVGGHCIGVDPYYLAQRAQEFGYHPEIILAGRRLNDSMGEYIASQVVKLMIKKGISVNHAELLMLGVTFKENCPDVRNTKIVDVIRALKEYGISVTIYDPLANTEEVEKEYRLKTTNVLPKDKFDAIVLGVAHSEFLKINFLEIQKANSLIYDVKGVLGTIADNRL
- a CDS encoding UpxY family transcription antiterminator yields the protein MNWYVVYTKPKWEKKVAEKLNEIDIECYCPLITQIKQWSDRKKIEVPLFNSYVFVKLTDLDRNSVFQVAGVVRYLFWLGKPAIVRNEEILTIKQSLSNNNISNISVVPYKKGDKVKLETGVFSSQNAIVQEVTNTYCIVVLESLGCILKIKYT
- a CDS encoding UDP-glucose 6-dehydrogenase, with product MKITKICCIGAGYVGGPTMAVIAQKCPHIKVTVVDLNEQRIKDWNDPNTDNIPIYEPGLSEVVAEARGRNLFFSTDVDMAIDEAEVVFISVNTPTKTYGKGKGMAADLKYIELCARQIARVSKNNKIVVEKSTLPVRTAEAIKSILDNTGNGVQFQILSNPEFLAEGTAVTDLLSPDRILIGGDSTPGGDVAINALVDVYANWVSRDKILTTNVWSSELSKLTANAFLAQRISSINAMSEVCEKTGADVNEVARAIGMDSRIGAKFLKASVGFGGSCFQKDILNLVYIAKSYGLNEVADYWEQVIIMNDYQKRRFSNKIVQTLYNTVADKKITFLGWAFKKDTNDTRESAAIYVADDLINEQAKISVYDPKVPKNKILSDLDYLGTRNSSENIDAILTFEDPYEACSEAHAIAILTEWDEFTKYDWQRIYDSMKKPAFVFDGRNILNAKELKSIGFIYNAIGS
- a CDS encoding SDR family oxidoreductase; amino-acid sequence: METNIQNTILITGGAGFIGSNLCEHFLNLGQNVICLDNFSTGHRHNLSNFMTNPSFKLIEGDIRNISDCNLAVQGIDYVLHQAALGSVPRSINDPITTNEVNVSGFLNMLVAARDAKVKRFVYAASSSTYGDSKEMPKVEDVIGKPLSPYAITKYVNELYAEIFSKTYGLETIGLRYFNVFGRRQDPKGAYAAVIPKFVMQLMNYESPVINGDGNYSRDFTYIDNVIQMNALAIFSNNVEAVNTVYNTAFGERNTLNDLVGYLKKYLGEFDSKIVDVPIIYGENRVGDIPHSLASIEKAKMILGYNPEYSLEEGLKEAVSWYWNNLK
- a CDS encoding exopolysaccharide transport family protein, whose protein sequence is MLDIKDFSIFENHTGFDFKGFLLKIFGYWKLFLVSLIIAFTIAYQVNIRKEKIYSMKTLISIKEESNPFFTSNTSLVFNWGGISDQVSGISTILQSRSHNELVVDKLQYYIDYLQKGDYNMVDVYGSVPFYVNIDKTKPQLAGTLISIKFLSPNEYEIRIPFENNSVSLFTYADNSYSSTTVQPIEFIKKYKVGERVGLPFLNWKLEINDNPGFYTGKEYFIKFNNFDATVSNYRGIGVEADEKAGSILTLSLQGTNKARMVEYLNSTVKMLIKNQLDTKNLFATNTISFIDSTLVAMESQLKETGNELKSFRKDKNIYEIEEGGEKVSEKILNFDVERDAVTRKIAYYNSLKAYLKNSNDYSKLPAPSVAGIEDPNIVTNVSKLIALSAQRSEMSYAVKSDKIFKDFDNQMIAVKNVLLENIATAKSSLQYDLSLVNNKISEAESTIKKLPEEQQELLKIKRKYDLSDNIYATFLQKRNEAEIVKASNLSDIHFIDSAKDIGGGLIGPKTSVNYVLALFLGILIPLIIVFLLFFINNTIQNTDDISTQTHIPLIGVVGINKENTSLAVFQKPKSALSEAFRGIRSSLQFMYKKRQLDGAKTLMLTSSISGEGKTFCSINIATVFALSEKKTVIIGMDLRKPRLADEFNLVNQYGVVNYLIKQKTLNEIVNKTQIPYLDVILSGPIPPNPSELIISEVMGELIDELKKTYDYIILDTPPVGLVSDSLELMQYSDVTLYVVRQNYSKKEMITLLNNRVKRGELSNVSIILNGFENKAKYGSAYGYGYYGSYGTYSNGYHEEEKETGFLKNIFKIFKK
- a CDS encoding polysaccharide biosynthesis/export family protein; amino-acid sequence: MTKNCFYLLLISALFTSCIPIKDLVYLQDKGTAGNENTVSAVEAKPYRLQVNDVLNVDIKAIDPKLVAIFKASENENSSGGKSESQLYFNGFTVDDHGNIRMPILGEINVIGYTLEEVRIKIEKKLLEEYFKTEANIFVTVKLSGFRYTINGEVGSTGTKIIFKENVNIMEAIANAGDITTVGNRKAVTIIRQTPTGVQMNDIDLTDVNVMKSPYYYLQPNDYVYVKPLRQKTWGTGQTGIQSIGTIITLLSLATTVYLIIKN
- the recR gene encoding recombination mediator RecR, which encodes MEFSSKLIEKAVSEMSQLPGIGKRTALRLVLHLLKQPKEQTVFLSQALLNMREDIKFCENCHNISDTKVCEICANSARNRQTICVVEDIRDVMAIENTGQYKGIYHVLGGKISPIEGVGPSQLNVTTLVEKVKLGKVVEIIFALSSTMEGDTTNFYIYKQIADSDIIISTIARGISVGDELEYADEVTLGRSILQRIPFEKTFKNN